One region of Thunnus thynnus chromosome 14, fThuThy2.1, whole genome shotgun sequence genomic DNA includes:
- the bag3 gene encoding BAG family molecular chaperone regulator 3, producing MSQYSTGSSNMNGMKTQSPILTMANNDNDPLPLGWEVKIDPQTGWPFFVDHNNRTTTWNDPRHDTKKVREVSANGPNIPPEPSPQEPQKTFVREMKHPILRPGYVPIPVFHEGAELRQQQHPCYSYIQPTTAQNIRTDGRTPSPTPGLHCRPRSPLHGPSDSCSTEPVMASSPVSQTAETYTAPHHQPPRPSSTGLQAGYIPIPVIHEGGGGQTQTQAQINPSVYSQRVPYSEHQQPWPGYSSVMQPPRERASPILLPQHRDAAAIHIPPHIRSQSPIITQVMGERPQAQQHILTRDPPQKMEQEPHSPQQKPENAQFPQPLHTEVDGQKPQQPQHFQQPPPQQPQHFQQLPLQQPQQFQQPQQFQQPQQFQQPQQFQQPQQFQQPQQFQQPQQFQQAPPQTSPQPQQPEQLTQLQQQFQHPQKPEQPQQHTADITVQIPAKPEAQDMAAVPPEVPPVKVEAEQPAQCPVHPGLAKVQQIVERVAKLEQEVKCFDGKKNDKKYLLLEELLTKELLALDSVDPEGRADVRQARRDGVRRVQTILEELEQLEDQPTRPASETSMEGDNLTQKGEPSMITKENVEMAKEIS from the exons ATGTCTCAGTACTCGACAGGCAGCAGCAACATGAACGGCATGAAGACACAGTCACCGATACTGACCATGGCAAATAATGACAACGACCCTCTGCCCCTCGGATGGGAAGTCAAAATTGACCCTCAGACGGGATGGCCCTTTTTTGTGGATCACAATAACCGCACGACAACCTGGAATGACCCGAGACACGACAcgaaaaag GTCAGAGAAGTGTCAGCAAATGGACCCAACATACCACCAGAACCCAGCCCACAGGAGCCACAGAAGACCTTTGTGAGGGAGATGAAACACCCCATTCTTCGCCCAGGTTATGTCCCAATCCCAGTCTTCCATGAGGGCGCAGAACTCAGACAGCAACAGCACCCGTGTTATTCTTACATTCAGCCAACCACTGCACAGAATATCCGGACAGATGGGCGGACACCTTCCCCGACGCCAGGGCTCCACTGCAGGCCTCGATCACCCTTACATGGACCTTCAGACAGCTGCTCCACTGAGCCTGTAATGGCCAGCTCACCTGTTTCACAAACAGCAGAG acTTACACTGCCCCACATCACCAACCCCCACGGCCCAGCAGCACTGGTCTCCAAGCAGGTTATATCCCCATCCCGGTGATCCATGAGGGTGGAGGAggccaaacacaaacacaggctcAGATAAATCCTTCTGTCTATTCTCAGCGCGTCCCCTACTCAGAGCACCAACAGCCCTGGCCTGGCTACTCTTCAGTAATGCAGCCTCCCCGGGAAAGGGCTTCTCCGATATTGCTTCCCCAGCATCGTGATGCTGCTGCTATTCACATCCCTCCTCATATAAGAAGCCAGTCACCTATTATCACTCAGGTGATGGGAGAAAGACCACAG GCTCAACAGCATATCCTCACAAGAGACCCGCCCCAGAAAATGGAGCAGGAACCACATAGCCCTCAACAGAAACCTGAGAATGCACAGTTCCCCCAGCCTTTGCACACAGAAGTTGATGGTCAAAAGCCTCAACAGCCTCAACACTTCCAACAGCCTCCACCTCAACAACCTCAACACTTCCAGCAGCTACCACTACAGCAACCCCAGCAGTTCCAGCAACCGCAGCAGTTCCAGCAACCGCAGCAGTTCCAGCAGCCGCAGCAGTTCCAGCAGCCGCAGCAGTTCCAGCAACCGCAGCAGTTCCAGCAGCCGCAGCAGTTCCAGCAGGCACCTCCTCAGACGTCTCCACAGCCTCAGCAGCCTGAACAGTTAACACAGTTGCAACAACAGTTCCAGCATCCCCAGAAACCAGAGCAACCACAACAACATACTGCAGACATCACAgtccaaatacctgcaaaaccaGAAGCCCAGGACATGGCAGCTGTTCCTCCAGAGGTTCCACCTGTAAAGGTAGAGGCCGAACAGCCTGCTCAGTGCCCTGTTCACCCCGGCTTGGCTAAAGTACAGCAGATAGTGGAGCGGGTTGCTAAACTGGAGCAGgaagtgaaatgttttgatgGAAAGAAGAATGATAAGAAATACTTGTTATTGGAGGAGCTGCTGACCAAAGAGCTCTTAGCACTAGACTCGGTTGACCCAGAGGGTCGTGCAGATGTACGGCAAGCGAGACGGGACGGAGTCCGCCGTGTTCAGACCATACTGGAAGAACTGGAGCAACTGGAGGATCAGCCAACAAGGCCTGCAAGCGAGACCTCAATGGAGGGAGACAACCTGACACAGAAAGGAGAGCCCAGCATGATCACCAAGGAGAATGTTGAGATGGCAAAGGAGATATCGTAA
- the tial1 gene encoding nucleolysin TIAR isoform X1, producing MDDETHPKTLYVGNLSRDVTEILILQLFTQIGPCKSCKMITEHTSNDPYCFVEFFEHRDAAAALAAMNGRKILGKEVKVNWATTPSSQKKDTSNHFHVFVGDLSPEITTEDVKAAFAPFGKISDARVVKDMTTGKSKGYGFVSFYNKLDAENAIVNMGGQWLGGRQIRTNWATRKPPAPKSAQDNGSKQLRFDDVVTQSSPQNCTVYCGGIQSGLSEHLMRQTFSPFGQIMEIRVFPEKGYSFIRFSSHDSAAHAIVSVNGTAIEGHMVKCFWGKESPDMAKNPQQVDYGQWGQWNQLYGNPQQQYGQQQQQQQQQQYVTNGWQVPSYSMYGQTWNQQGFGVEQSQSPAWVGSFGSPSAQAAAPPGSVMSNLANFSMAGYQTQ from the exons ATGGACGACGAAACCCACCCCAAAACCCT GTATGTGGGAAACCTCTCCAGGGATGTCACAGAAATTTTGATTCTGCAACTCTTCACCCAGATAGGGCCTTGCAAAAGTTGTAAAATGATAACAGAG CACACAAGCAACGACCCCTATTGCTTTGTGGAGTTCTTTGAACACAGAGATGCTGCTGCAGCCCTTGCAGCCATGAATGGAAGGAAGATATTAGGAAAG GAGGTCAAAGTAAATTGGGCCACTACTCCAAGCAGCCAGAAGAAAGACACATCTA ATCACTTCCATGTTTTTGTGGGTGATTTGAGCCCTGAGATTACCACTGAGGATGTCAAGGCTGCATTTGCACCTTTTGGGAAAATCTC TGATGCCCGTGTTGTGAAGGACATGACGACAGGCAAATCAAAGGGGTATGGATTTGTGTCCTTCTACAACAAACTG GATGCAGAGAATGCCATCGTTAACATGGGAGGACAATGGCTTGGAGGACGTCAAATCAGAACCAACTGGGCAACGCGAAAGCCACCAGCTCCGAAGAGTGCTCAGGACA ATGGCTCAAAGCAGCTGAGGTTCGACGATGTAGTGACTCAGTCCAGTCCACAGAACTGTACCGTGTACTGTGGAGGGATCCAGTCAGGGCTATCCG AACATTTGATGCGACAGACCTTCTCACCGTTTGGTCAGATAATGGAAATCAGAGTTTTCCCAGAGAAAGGATACTCTTTCATCAG gTTTTCCTCCCACGACAGTGCTGCTCATGCCATTGTGTCAGTAAATGGCACAGCTATTGAAGGACACATGGTGAAGTGCTTCTGGGGCAAAGAATCTCCTGACATGGCCAAAAATCCACAGCAG GTTGATTATGGTCAGTGGGGGCAGTGGAATCAGCTCTATGGAAATCCACAACAGCAGTacgggcagcagcagcagcagcagcagcagcagcagtatgtgACCAATGGATGGCAAGTTCCCTCCTACAGCATGTATGGCCAGACGTGGAACCAGCAAGGATTTGGAGTAGA GCAGTCCCAGTCACCAGCCTGGGTGGGAAGCTTTGGATCTCCGTCAGCTCAAGCTGCAGCCCCGCCTGGTTCAGTCATGTCTAACCTGGCTAACTTCAGCATGGCGGGCTACCAAACACAGTGA
- the tial1 gene encoding nucleolysin TIAR isoform X3 codes for MDDETHPKTLYVGNLSRDVTEILILQLFTQIGPCKSCKMITEHTSNDPYCFVEFFEHRDAAAALAAMNGRKILGKEVKVNWATTPSSQKKDTSNHFHVFVGDLSPEITTEDVKAAFAPFGKISDARVVKDMTTGKSKGYGFVSFYNKLVRLQCKNTD; via the exons ATGGACGACGAAACCCACCCCAAAACCCT GTATGTGGGAAACCTCTCCAGGGATGTCACAGAAATTTTGATTCTGCAACTCTTCACCCAGATAGGGCCTTGCAAAAGTTGTAAAATGATAACAGAG CACACAAGCAACGACCCCTATTGCTTTGTGGAGTTCTTTGAACACAGAGATGCTGCTGCAGCCCTTGCAGCCATGAATGGAAGGAAGATATTAGGAAAG GAGGTCAAAGTAAATTGGGCCACTACTCCAAGCAGCCAGAAGAAAGACACATCTA ATCACTTCCATGTTTTTGTGGGTGATTTGAGCCCTGAGATTACCACTGAGGATGTCAAGGCTGCATTTGCACCTTTTGGGAAAATCTC TGATGCCCGTGTTGTGAAGGACATGACGACAGGCAAATCAAAGGGGTATGGATTTGTGTCCTTCTACAACAAACTGGTAAGGCTCCAGTGCAAGAACACAGACTGA
- the tial1 gene encoding nucleolysin TIAR isoform X2 has protein sequence MTTGKSKGYGFVSFYNKLDAENAIVNMGGQWLGGRQIRTNWATRKPPAPKSAQDNGSKQLRFDDVVTQSSPQNCTVYCGGIQSGLSEHLMRQTFSPFGQIMEIRVFPEKGYSFIRFSSHDSAAHAIVSVNGTAIEGHMVKCFWGKESPDMAKNPQQVDYGQWGQWNQLYGNPQQQYGQQQQQQQQQQYVTNGWQVPSYSMYGQTWNQQGFGVEQSQSPAWVGSFGSPSAQAAAPPGSVMSNLANFSMAGYQTQ, from the exons ATGACGACAGGCAAATCAAAGGGGTATGGATTTGTGTCCTTCTACAACAAACTG GATGCAGAGAATGCCATCGTTAACATGGGAGGACAATGGCTTGGAGGACGTCAAATCAGAACCAACTGGGCAACGCGAAAGCCACCAGCTCCGAAGAGTGCTCAGGACA ATGGCTCAAAGCAGCTGAGGTTCGACGATGTAGTGACTCAGTCCAGTCCACAGAACTGTACCGTGTACTGTGGAGGGATCCAGTCAGGGCTATCCG AACATTTGATGCGACAGACCTTCTCACCGTTTGGTCAGATAATGGAAATCAGAGTTTTCCCAGAGAAAGGATACTCTTTCATCAG gTTTTCCTCCCACGACAGTGCTGCTCATGCCATTGTGTCAGTAAATGGCACAGCTATTGAAGGACACATGGTGAAGTGCTTCTGGGGCAAAGAATCTCCTGACATGGCCAAAAATCCACAGCAG GTTGATTATGGTCAGTGGGGGCAGTGGAATCAGCTCTATGGAAATCCACAACAGCAGTacgggcagcagcagcagcagcagcagcagcagcagtatgtgACCAATGGATGGCAAGTTCCCTCCTACAGCATGTATGGCCAGACGTGGAACCAGCAAGGATTTGGAGTAGA GCAGTCCCAGTCACCAGCCTGGGTGGGAAGCTTTGGATCTCCGTCAGCTCAAGCTGCAGCCCCGCCTGGTTCAGTCATGTCTAACCTGGCTAACTTCAGCATGGCGGGCTACCAAACACAGTGA
- the pkd2l1 gene encoding polycystin-2-like protein 1: MKCLNNRADSHLTGQVECELDAMGNGAWVNQGYCASPPPLPRAVSTIYNPQPLFQGSMDSMYKLDTPSPLPEEPESADQSLVKKRRGCCSFIKGLWGTTLTENTSNNRELFVRTTLRELLVYLVFLVDICLLTYGMTSSSTYYYTKAMTDLFVNTAGENGVRFQSIGTMADFWSYAQGPLLNGLYWTKWYNNQSLNSGDQSFIYYENMLLGVPRMRQIKIKNNSCKVHKDFQDEITGCFDVYNEKKEDDLSFGLINGTAWTYHTEKDIKGSSHWGLLTTYSGAGYYQDLSQTKEESSIKLTELVDNLWLDRGTRAVFIDFSTYNANINMFCVIRLVVEFPATGGTIPSYQIRTVRLIRYITYWDYFILGCEMVFCLFILYYVVEEILELRIHKFAYFKSIWNILDIVVIMLAIVAIIFNIFRTVKVDNLLGKLLEQPSIYADFEFLAFWQTQYNNMNAVNLFFAWIKVFKYISFNKTMTQLSSTLGRCAKDILGFAIMFFIVFFAYAQLGYLLFGTEVDSFSTFVKCIFTQFRIILGDFDYDAIDRANRVLGPIYFVTYVFFVFFVLLNMFLAIINDTYSEVKEELSSQKDELQITDIIKQSYMKTFMKLKLKNEKISDVQKALRSGSGEIEFKDFRETLKEMGHADHEISAAFSRFDRDGNQILDEDEQERMKTELEEKRDALCAELNNLGMNYGKDLLEKPPVTVNDQRNHSSQTSVDREQFLRLTRQVLHLESSVAGITSRIELIMEKLGLQDKTKGNKTAGKLSVTKNDTDETASDGSVLLCVDRGTKAEMSSRRPTVRTNSTFDCHM; the protein is encoded by the exons ATGAAATGCCTGAACAACCGGGCCGACAGCCACCTGACTGGGCAGGTGGAGTGTGAATTGGACGCCATGGGCAACGGGGCCTGGGTGAACCAGGGCTACTGTGCCTCCCCTCCACCCCTGCCCCGAGCTGTCAGCACCATCTACAACCCACAGCCCCTCTTCCAGGGCTCCATGGACAGCATGTACAAACTGGACACCCCCAGCCCATTACCAGAGGAACCAGAGTCTGCTGACCAAAGCCTGGTGAAGAAACGCAGAGGCTGCTGCTCTTTTATCAAAG GCTTGTGGGGTACAACATTGACTGAAAACACCTCAAACAACAGAGAACTGTTTGTCCGAACCACGCTACGGGAGTTACTGGTCTATCTGGTGTTCCTGGTGGATATATGTCTCT TGACATACGGCATGACCAGCTCAAGCACCTACTATTACACTAAAGCCATGACGGACCTGTTTGTGAATACAGCCGGTGAAAATGGGGTTAGGTTTCAGTCCATTGGCACCATGGCTGACTTCTGGAGT TATGCCCAGGGACCATTACTGAACGGTCTCTACTGGACTAAGTGGTACAATAACCAGTCCCTGAACAGTGGAGACCAGTCCTTCATCTACTATGAGAACATGCTGCTGGGAGTCCCCAGGATGAGGCAGATCAAGATCAAGAACAACTCCTGCAAGGTCCACAAAGACTTCCAAGATGAGATCACAGGATGTTTCGACGTCTACAAtgagaagaaggaagatgaTCTCAGCTTCGGTCTCATCAATGGCACTGC CTGGACCTaccacacagagaaagacatcAAAGGTTCCTCTCACTGGGGCTTGCTGACCACCTACAGTGGAGCAGGATACTATCAGGACCTGAGTCAAACCAAAGAGGAGAGCTCCATCAAACTGACAGAACTGGTGGACAACCTTTGGCTCGACCGAGGAACCAGAGCAGTCTTCATTGACTTCTCCACTTACAACgcaaacatcaacatgttctGTGTCATCAG GTTGGTAGTTGAATTCCCTGCAACTGGCGGAACAATCCCCTCCTACCAGATACGAACAGTCAGATTGATTCGCTATATCACCTACTGGGATTACTTCATCCTCGGCTGCGAAAtggttttctgtttattcattCTCTATTATGTTGTGGAGGAGATTCTTGAGCTGCGAATACACAAGTTTGCCTACTTTAAAAGCATCTGGAATATACTGGATATTGTGGTCATAATG CTTGCCATTGTTGCCATCATATTCAACATTTTCCGTACTGTCAAAGTGGACAACTTGCTTGGCAAACTGCTAGAACAACCTAGCATCTATGCTGATTTTGAATTTCTGGCATTCTGGCaaacacaatacaacaacaTGAATGCAGTGAACTTGTTCTTTGCATGGATCAAG GTTTTCAAGTACATCAGTTTTAATAAGACTATGACTCAGCTGTCCTCCACACTGGGTCGATGTGCTAAAGATATCTTGGGATTTGCCATCATGTTCTTCATCGTGTTCTTTGCCTACGCTCAGCTCGGATATTTACTCTTTGGGACAGAGGTTGACTCCTTCAGCACCTTCGTCAAGTGCAT TTTCACACAGTTCAGGATTATTCTTGGAGACTTTGATTATGATGCCATTGACCGTGCAAACAGAGTTCTTGGGCCAATCTATTTTGTCACCtatgtgttctttgttttctttgttctaCTG AACATGTTTTTGGCCATCATAAATGACACATATTCTGAGGTTAAGGAGGAGCTCTCATCCCAAAAAGATGAGCTGCAGATTACTGACATCATCAAACAG AGTTACATGAAGACATTCATGAAGTTGAAacttaaaaatgagaaaatatcagACGTTCAGAAGGCTCTACGGTCTGGATCTGGAGAAATTGAATTCAAGGACTTCAGAGAAACTCTGAAGGA GATGGGACATGCTGATCATGAAATTTCAGCAGCTTTCTCGCGGTTTGATCGTGATGGGAACCAAATTCTAGACGAAGACGAACAAGAGAGGATGAAAACAGAGCTGGAAGAAAAGAGG GATGCTCTTTGTGCCGAACTCAACAATCTTGGAATGAATTATGGGAAAGATTTACTGGAGAAGCCTCCCGTGACCGTAAATGATCAGAGGAACCACTCTAGTCAAACCTCTGTGGATCGGGAACAGTTTCTAAG ACTGACCAGGCAGGTTCTCCACCTTGAAAGCTCTGTGGCAGGCATCACATCCAGGATTGAGTTGATTATGGAGAAACTGGGATTACAAGACAAAACTAAAGGGAACAAAACAGCAGGGAAACTATCTGTGACCAAAAATGAT ACTGATGAAACTGCCTCAGATGGGAGTGTCCTGCTGTGTGTGGACAGAGGAACAAAGGCTGAGATGTCTTCACGGAGACCAACCGTTCGTACCAACTCCACATTCGACTGTCATATGTGA
- the atoh7 gene encoding transcription factor atoh7, with protein sequence MKSRRPSCSDSGSESSEMDSKSPEKYETATRRRMAANARERKRMQGLNTAFDRLRKVVPQWGQDKKLSKYETLQMALSYIMALNRILTDPRRHNAPHRQWLDLQFDCAQPDNYPCLMRYDSPTEQEYIHSSFSYQFDGHQVHA encoded by the coding sequence ATGAAGTCCCGTCGACCCAGCTGCAGTGACTCTGGATCTGAGTCCTCAGAGATGGACTCCAAGAGTCCAGAGAAATATGAGACTGCCACACGACGAAGGATGGCTGCAAACgccagagagaggaagaggatgcagGGTTTGAACACAGCATTTGATCGCTTACGCAAAGTTGTTCCCCAGTGGGGCCAAGACAAAAAACTGTCTAAGTATGAAACCCTGCAGATGGCCCTCAGCTACATCATGGCCCTCAACCGGATCCTGACAGACCCCAGGAGGCACAACGCTCCTCACAGGCAGTGGCTAGACCTGCAGTTTGACTGTGCGCAGCCTGATAACTACCCCTGCCTCATGAGGTACGACTCTCCTACTGAACAGGAGTATATTCACTCGTCGTTCTCATACCAGTTCGATGGCCATCAAGTCCACGCATAA